CACATCTTGATCCCGTATGCAAGATTGAAAACGACCTCCATCGTCTTCTGTATGTTCTCCCCGGTCAGCGGACCGTTGCCGTCCACGGCTATGAACTTCATTGACGGTACGGAAACTTCGAAGATCCCTTCTTTCGGAGAGTACAGGTCCTTGCGCTCTTTCTTGAAATCTCTCTTCATGTCGCGGCCTCTTTTTCGAATCATCTTATGGTATTATAAGTACAGACACTTCGAAGAAAGGCTATCCCGGAATAGCATCATGCACGAACTGACGAAATTATAGTTCAGGTAGTCCCCGAAAACCTCCTATCTATCGTCTATGAATCAGGATTATACGTACGTACATCCTCGCGACCGTCCGTACATGGTGCACTTCGTCGACGCCAAGACGCTGGTGAACGCCCGCGGAAGCATGAACGTCTACCGCGGGTGCACCCACGGCTGCATCTATTGCGATTCGCGCAGCAGATGCTACCGTTTCACGCACCCCTTCGAGGACGTGGAGGTCAAGCGGAACGCACCCGATCTTCTCGAGAAAACGTTATCGTCCAAGCGGAAGAAGTGCATGATAGGCACCGGCTCCATGAGCGACCCCTACATGCACTGCGAGGATGAACTGAGGATGACTAGAAAGTGCCTCGAGGTCATAGAGCGCCACGGTTTCGGCGCCACTCTGATCACCAAATCGGACCTGGTGCTCCGCGACATCGACCTTCTGGAGAGCATCAACCGGAAGGCGAGGTGCGTGGTGCAGATGACGCTCACCACCTACGACGAGGAGACGTGCCGCATACTGGAGCCAGGCGTCTGCGGCACCGAGAGGCGCTTCGAGGTTTTGAAGGAGTTGCGGGACAGGGGGATACCCACTGTGGTGTGGCTCACTCCGATACTTCCGTTCATCAACGACACGTGGGAGAACATCTCCAGAATACTGGGATACTGCGAGGAGGCCTGCGTCAGCGGCGTGATATGCTTCGACATGGGGATGACGCTCAGAGACGGCAACAGAGAATACTACTACACCGCACTGGACGAACACTTCCCCGACCTCAGGGACAGGTACGTCCGGACCTACGGCGACTCGTACGTCTTACG
This region of Candidatus Cloacimonadota bacterium genomic DNA includes:
- a CDS encoding radical SAM protein gives rise to the protein MHFVDAKTLVNARGSMNVYRGCTHGCIYCDSRSRCYRFTHPFEDVEVKRNAPDLLEKTLSSKRKKCMIGTGSMSDPYMHCEDELRMTRKCLEVIERHGFGATLITKSDLVLRDIDLLESINRKARCVVQMTLTTYDEETCRILEPGVCGTERRFEVLKELRDRGIPTVVWLTPILPFINDTWENISRILGYCEEACVSGVICFDMGMTLRDGNREYYYTALDEHFPDLRDRYVRTYGDSYVLRSPNADGLMRMFRRRCEENGMISDPDACFEFIGRFPENGIQTTLDV